The Stackebrandtia nassauensis DSM 44728 genome includes the window CTCCTCGGTCCCCTTCAGCGCCACCTCCCAGCCGTTCATGGTGCGCTGCGCGAAGAACAGCGCCGTGACCGGACTGGCGTGGCTGGAGGAGGGCACTTTCAGCACCGCGCCGCCGAAGGCCCACAGGCCGTCGGCGGAGGTGCGCTTGGTTTCCACCAGAGTGGACAGGTTGGCCGAGGTCGAGACCCCGTAGGAGTCGCGGGCCTCGTCGGCCTTCTCAGCGACCAGGGTGGCGGCCACCGTGTCCTTGAGATTCGGTGGTGCGGCGACAGCTGTCGAGCCGCCGCCCACCACCGTGATGGTTATGGCCGCAATGACCGCGGCGATGGTTTTGGGCAGGTTGAATCGTTCCATGTCGGGCCTCCATGGATCTCGGGCGAAACACCGATCAGAGCATTGAAATATGCAAATTGATTGGTGAGTGTGCCGAGGCTATCCGGAGGTCCAATCGGGTGCAAGCCGGTACATTTCACTTAATTTGATAAGTGAATTACCTGCTAGCACCCGACAACGTCCATCTACTGTTGACTCGGCCCGTGATTGGTCAGGCAGCAGTCCGAATTGTATATCTGCTCGCCGTCACGCTCCGCCCAACCCTTGTACGCCTCGGGCTCCTCGCGCCAGGTCCAGCCGCCGATGTCCTTGCCGTCGACACCGACCGGCTCCCCGCCGCTCCACAGGGTCCAGTGGACGTGATCACCGTTGGCACTGCCGCCGCACGGCAGCTGCTCACCGATGCGTCCGATGTAGTCGTACGCGGCGACCTGGGCACCGTCAGTGACGTCGGTCTGCTCGACCGTGTGGTAGTAGCCGGTGGTCCAGCCGTTGCCGTGCTCCACTTCGATCAGCGGAGTGTCGGTGCCGCAGTAGCGATACAGGTAACCACCCGCCGAGGCGCGCACCTGTCCGTCGCCGCCGTAGAAGTCGATCGAGTTGTACGGCCGCGAGGTGCCGGAGTTGCCGTGCACGCCCCAGTGCCGCCAGTCGCCCTGCCCTTGCGCCCACGGCAGCGCCAGCCCGGTGGGCTCGCGCTGGTCGTACGGCCGGGCGGCGGGCTTGGCGGTGGCGGCCAGCGCCTTGCGCTCACCCTCGTCGATGAGGATCTCGCCGGGAGCCTGCCGGGCGGCCTCGGCGAACTCCCTGGTCCCCTTCAGCGCCACCTGCCAGCCGTCGCCGCCGTCGCGGGCGAAGAACAGCGATGTGACCGGCGAGGCGTGGCTGTCCTTGGGAACCAGGAACACCCCGCCCCCGAAGACCCACTCGCCGTCGGCGGAGGTGCGTTTGGGTTCCACGAGCGTCTCCAGACCGGCCTCGGTGGACAGACCGTAGGCGGTGCGCGCCTGATCGGCCTTGGCGTCCATGAGGGCGTCGGCGACCGCCTTCTTGACGTCGGCGTCGTCGGCGAGGGCGACACTCGCGCCCCAGCCGGTGAGCGCCAACGCGAAAACGGTTCCGCAGGCAAGCAGTGTCCGGTACTTACCGCGTTTCATATTGGGCCTCCAAGATGGATGTGAAGTCCGTCCGAAGTCGAATCCTAGATGCCGGACGGCCACCGAAGGGTAGCGATGGCGGAGGCCCAATACAATATTACGTATTTCAGTTAATCAATATACAAATCGCCACGAATCACCATTCCCACCCTATGCCCAGTGCGCCGGGCTCCACGTGGGATTGCGAGATCTGGGCGGTCAGCCAGCTGTTGAGTGACACGTCCCCGGTCTCGCGCATCTCGGTGCTGAGTCGGGACTGCGCGAACCGGAAGATCCGGCGCGGCAACAGATCCGGGTCGAACCGCACCTGAAGCGTGTAGTGCTCGACCGGATAGCGGAAACCGTGTCCGTAGCATTTGGCCGGTTCTCCGGTGCCGTCGGCGATCTCGAACTCGAACAGATGCGTGTCCCCCTGGTCGAGGGTCGCTCCGAACAGGATCTCGGCGAGCATGACCGGCTCGCGCGAGTGCCGCACCACCCGCCCCACGACACAGTCGCGGTGGGCGATGACGCGCACGGCGTCCACATCGCAGCCCGGGTCGCCCCGGAACAGCGCGATATGCCGGTCCACATTATTGCGACGCGCGCGCACCAGCATCGTGATCCGGTGCCCCGCGTCGCGTCCCTTCGCGTCGATGGTCGCGGTGACCTGCTGGGTCACCACGTCAAGATGATGTTCGCGTGCGGCCGGAAGCCGGTCGCACAGCTCCTTCATGGCCGGTCCGCCGCCGATGACGGCCTCGGGACGGCGCTGCTGCACCCGCAGGCTGCGGGGACCCCGGGCGCGCCGCGGACCGAGCAGAGATCGCAGGCTGTCGTGAGGCAGCTGCAGGATCTCCTCCAAAGCGGCGACGGCTTCCAGGGATTTGGGGTGTTCGGGCTGCGTGCGCCCGTGTTGCCAATAACTGAGGGATGTTGTCGAAACATTGAGGTCGCGGGCCAGAAGCCGGTGCCGCAACCGGTCGAGGCCGAGGCCCCGGGCGTGGATGGCGGCACGAAGAGCGGCGTGAAACGGTCCCTGCGCCAAGGCAGTGGCGACATCGGGGTCGGTGATCTCGGGACGAGAATCCACTGATTTGTTTGGCATGCTTGACATCTTGGCCTGTTCGGCGGCTGTAGGCAAGATATGGATCGCGACCGAATACGCTAAACCCGACATGACTTACCTTGACCACGCCGCGACCACGCCCATGCTGCCGCGGGCACGGGACGCCTATCTCGAGGCGGCCACCCAGATCGGCAACCCCTCCTCACTGCACGCCTCGGGGCGGACAGCCCGGCGCCGGGTCGAGGAGGCCCGCGAACTCATCGCCGACCGGCTCGGCGCGGCACCCAGCGAGGTCGTGTTCACCGGCGGCGGCACCGAGAGCGACAACCTGGCGCTGAAGGGCCAGTTCTGGGCCCGCCGCGACGCCGAACCGTCCCGCACCCGGATCCTGGCCGCCGAGACCGAGCACCACGCCGTGGTCGACGTCGTGCGCTGGCTGGTCGAACACGAAGGCGCCGAAGCGATCTGGCTGCCGGTGGACCACACCGGAAGGCTCGCCGAGGAGCGGGTCGCCGAAGCCCTCGAACAACACGGCGACGAGATCGCGTTGGCCACCGTCATGTGGGCCAACAACGAGGTCGGCACCGTCCAGCCCGTCGTCGAGATCGCCGCGGCCGCGGCGGCGGCCGGGGTGCCCTGTCACAGTGACGCGGTCCAGGCGGTGGCGCAACTGCCGGTGTCCTTCGCCGACACCGAACTGACCAGCCTGGCGCTGACCGGCCACAAACTCGGCGGCCCCGCCGGGGTCGGCGCGCTGCTGCTGCGCCGCGACGCCGTGTGCGTCCCGCTGCTGCACGGCGGCGGCCAGGAACGCGAGGTCCGCTCCGGCACCGTCGACGTCGCCGGGATCGTGTCCTTCGCGGCCGCCGTCGACGTGTCGGTCACCGGCCAGGAGGAGACCGCCAAGCACCTCACCAAACTGCGCGACGACCTCATCGCGCGCGTCCGCGCCGCCATCCCCGACGCCGTCCTCAACGGCGACCCCGACAACCGGCTGCCCGGCAACGCGCACTTCTCGTTCCCCGGCTGCGAGGGCGACGCGCTGTTGATGCTGCTGGACGCCGCGGGCGTCGAGTGCGCCACCGGCTCGGCCTGCTCGGCCGGGGTCGCGCAGCCGTCGCACGTGCTGCTGGCGATGGGCCACGACGAACGCCTGGCCCGCTCCTCGCTGCGCTTCACCCTCGGCCACACCTCCACGACCGCCGACGTGGACGCCCTGATCGCGGCCCTGCCCGGCGCGGTGGAACGCGCTCGCACCGCCGGACTGTCCTAACGACAGCGAGGTACCGGAGCCGACCCCGCGCAGCAGCGTGTCCACCACCCGGGTGGCCAGTTCGTTGGCGTCGGCGGTGTCCTCGTCGATGACCTCGTGGATCAGCGCGTAGTACACGCGCCGGGCCCAGTCCAGATCGACGTCCGGACGGATCACGCCGCTCTTCTGCGCGCGCCGCAACAGTTCCCGGCACTTCTCCGCCATTTTGGACTGGATCTCCAGGGTGGCGGCGTTGGGCGCGGCCTGACGGCTCACGTCGGGCATGTCGATCTTGACCTCGAGGACCCGCGCGGTCACCTGGTACAGCGCCACCAGCGGCGGCGCCGTGTCGGCCCCGCCGGCGTCGACGGCGTCGTAGACCCGGCGGGCGGACCATTCCGCCATCGCCTCGATCATCGTCTCCCGGCTGGTGAAGCGCCGGTGCACCGTGGTGCGCGCGACCCCCGCGGCCTCGGCGACGTCGGCCATGGTCGCGGCGGGATTGGCGCTGAGCACCTTCTGCGCGGCGCACAGGATCTGCCGCTGCGTCCGTTCGGAGTCGGCGCGCAGCGCCCGCGGCGAATCAGGCATCGATGGTGGCCATCCCTTCGTGAACAGCAGTGAACACTACACCCGTGTTAAGTATGTCGCATTACTTGCAACATTGCTGTTGCAAGTAATAGGTTAACTGTATCGCACATGATCAAAATTGAAGGGACAGTTCCATGGATCTGCAACTGAGCCGCAAGATCGCACTGGTCACCGGCGCCAGCCGGGGCATCGGACTGGCCACCGTCCGCGCCCTGGAGGCCGAAGGCGTGCGCGTGGTCGCCGCCTCCCGCTCCATCTCCGACGGACTGCGCTCCACCGGCGCCATCACCATCCCGGCCGACCTGTCGCACCCCGACGCCCCGGCCGAGCTGGTCGCCGCGACCATCGAGAAACTGGGCGGCCTCGACATCCTCGTCAACAACGTCGGCGGCGGCGACGGCGCGCAGCTGGGCGGCCTGCTCGACTTCGACGACGCCACCTGGCGCGACACCTTCGAACTCAACTTCTTCGCCGCGATGCGCACCGCGCGCGCCGCGATGCCCGGCCTGCTGGCCAGCGGCGGCGTCATCGTCAACATCTCCTCGATCGGCGCCAAGGTCCCCGGCGGCAACCCGCTGCCCTACGCCAGCGCCAAGGCCGCGCTGGACGCGTTCGGCAAGTCGATGTCGGAGGAGTTCGGTCCGCGCGGCGTGCGCGTCAAGACCGTGTCCCCGGGGCCGGTGCGCACCGCGATGTGGGAGTCGCCCGACGGCCACGGCGCCAAACTGGCCGAGTCGCTGGGCATCAGCCACGAGGCGCTGCTGCAGGCGATGCCCGGCCAGCTGGGCCTCACCACCGGGCGGCTCGTCGAACCCGAGGAGGTCGCCGCGTTCGTCACCTACCTGACCTCGCCGCTGGCCGACAGCATCGTCGGCAGCGACCACCTCATCGACGCCGGAGCCGTCAAGTCGGTCTAGTTCGTGGGCCTGGCCATAGCGCCCGGATGTGATCGAGCGCAAATGGCTACCCTGGGGCGGTGACCTTGCGTGTATTGGCCGCCATGTCCGGCGGCGTCGACTCCGCGGTGGCCGCCGCCCGTGCCGTGGCGGACGGCCACGACGTCACCGGCGTGCACCTGGCCCTGTCCAGCAACCCGCAGACCTTCCGGTCCGGGGCCCGGGGCTGCTGCACGCTGGAGGACTCCCGCGACGCCCGCCGCGCCGCCGACGTCATCGGCATCCCCTTCTACGTGTGGGACATGGCCGAGCGGTTCCGCGAGGACGTCGTCGACGACTTCGTCGCCGAGTACGCCGCCGGGCGCACCCCCAACCCGTGCCTGCGCTGCAACGAGAAGATCAAGTTCGCCGCCGTGCTCGACCGGGCGGTGGCGCTGGGCTTCGACGCCGTGGTCACCGGCCACCACGCCCGGCTCGCCGACGGAGTGCTGCGCCGCTCGGTCGACCTCGGCAAGGACCAGTCCTACGTGCTGGCGGTGCTCAACGCCGCCCAGCTGTCGCGGGCGGTCTTCCCGCTCGGCGACTCCACCAAGGACGAGGTGCGGGCCGAGGCCGCCCGCCGCGACCTCGCCGTGGCCGACAAACCCGACAGCCACGACATCTGCTTCATCGCCGACGGCGACACCCAGGGCTTCCTCAACCAGCGGCTGGGGTCCAAGACCGGTGACATCGTCGACGCCGCCTCCGGTGAGGTGCTGGGCTCCCACTCCGGCGCCCACCAGTTCACCATCGGGCAGCGCCACGGCCTGGGCATCGGCCGCCCCGCCGCCGACGGCAAGCCGCGCTACGTCCTGTCGATCACGCCGGTCGACAACACCGTGAAAGTCGGCCCCCGCGAGGCGCTCGACGTCCACGTCGTGCACGCCGACAGGCCAGTGTGGCTGGACGGCGTGGAGCGCGAGGGCCCGTTCGAGTGCCAGGTACAGCTGCGCGCCCACGGCGAAGTGCACGACGCGACCGTCACCAGCGACGGTGACACCATCACCGCGCGGCTCCACAGCCCGGCCAAGGGCGTGGCGGCCGGTCAGGCACTGGTGGTGTACCAGCCCGACCCCGAGGGCGACATCGTGCTGGCCAGCGCCACCATCGCCCGCACCGAAGCGCTCGCGCCCGCCGATGTCTGAGCCCGAGGCGGGGGACCGGCGCGCTGAAGGTTCGCGGTCGTCGGACGTGGCGCCCGGCTCGCGGCTGATCGTCGCGTCCGGGGCTGACCTGGAGCTCGGCTCCGCGACCGCCTCACCCGGGGTGCCTTACGGCGTCACCACCGGCATCGGATCGCTGCCGGGCACCGACATCGCCGAAGCCGTCCGGCTCGTGCTCGGCGAACTGCCCGACTTCCCGCACCTGCCGGAGCTGCCCCACCGTGGCCCCGGCGCCGACATGCTCGGCCGCGGTGCCGCGCTGCTGGTCGACCTGCCGGTCGAGCTGCGGGTGCAGCGGTGGCAGACCGCTCGGCGCGGCGGCATGGACCTGCGACGGTCGCTCGACTTCCTGGAACGCGACCTCGACACGCTCACCGACCAGGCCGCCGAACACGACGGTCCGATCAAGATCGCCGCCGCCGGGCCATGGACGCTGGCCGCGAGCATCGAACGCCCCATCGGCGGCGCGATGCTGCGCGACCCCGGCGCCGTCCGGGAACTGACCGCCTCGTTGACCGAGGGGCTCATGGCCCACGTCGCCCAGATCAAGGCCCGGCTGCCGCACGCGACCGTGATCCTCCAGCTCGACGAGCCCTCGCTTCCGGGGGTGCTCGCCGGGAACATCCCCACCGAGAGCGGCTTCTCCCGCTACCGCGCCATCGAGGACGACGAGGCCCGCGCCGCCCTGGCCACCGTCATCGACGCCGTCGACGCACCCGTGATCGTCCACTGTTGCGCCCCCGACGTGCCGGTCGCGCTGCTGGCCTCCTCCGGCGCGAAAGCCGTCGCCCTGGACCTGTCACTGATCGACATGGACAAAGCCGAAAGCCTTGACCCGCTTGGGGAAGCACTCGAATCCGGCTTCGGCCTGCTGGCCGGTTCGATCCCCGCGACCACGGCCGTCCCGTCCGGCAAGGCCGCCGTCGAACCCGTCCTTCGACTGTGGAGCCGCCTGGGCCTGCCCCGGCACCGGCTCGCCGAGCTCGTGACCGTCACGCCCGCGTGCGGTCTGGCCGCAACCGCCCCCGCGCAGGTCCGCGAGCTGCTGGCCGCCTGCCGGGAAGCCGCGCGACGACTCCACGACTGAGTGGATCTGGCGCAAGATCGTCAGACCCACCCACTAGATTCTGGGGTATGAGTTCC containing:
- a CDS encoding SDR family NAD(P)-dependent oxidoreductase, coding for MDLQLSRKIALVTGASRGIGLATVRALEAEGVRVVAASRSISDGLRSTGAITIPADLSHPDAPAELVAATIEKLGGLDILVNNVGGGDGAQLGGLLDFDDATWRDTFELNFFAAMRTARAAMPGLLASGGVIVNISSIGAKVPGGNPLPYASAKAALDAFGKSMSEEFGPRGVRVKTVSPGPVRTAMWESPDGHGAKLAESLGISHEALLQAMPGQLGLTTGRLVEPEEVAAFVTYLTSPLADSIVGSDHLIDAGAVKSV
- a CDS encoding cysteine desulfurase family protein, whose product is MTYLDHAATTPMLPRARDAYLEAATQIGNPSSLHASGRTARRRVEEARELIADRLGAAPSEVVFTGGGTESDNLALKGQFWARRDAEPSRTRILAAETEHHAVVDVVRWLVEHEGAEAIWLPVDHTGRLAEERVAEALEQHGDEIALATVMWANNEVGTVQPVVEIAAAAAAAGVPCHSDAVQAVAQLPVSFADTELTSLALTGHKLGGPAGVGALLLRRDAVCVPLLHGGGQEREVRSGTVDVAGIVSFAAAVDVSVTGQEETAKHLTKLRDDLIARVRAAIPDAVLNGDPDNRLPGNAHFSFPGCEGDALLMLLDAAGVECATGSACSAGVAQPSHVLLAMGHDERLARSSLRFTLGHTSTTADVDALIAALPGAVERARTAGLS
- a CDS encoding vitamin-B12 independent methionine synthase, coding for MSEPEAGDRRAEGSRSSDVAPGSRLIVASGADLELGSATASPGVPYGVTTGIGSLPGTDIAEAVRLVLGELPDFPHLPELPHRGPGADMLGRGAALLVDLPVELRVQRWQTARRGGMDLRRSLDFLERDLDTLTDQAAEHDGPIKIAAAGPWTLAASIERPIGGAMLRDPGAVRELTASLTEGLMAHVAQIKARLPHATVILQLDEPSLPGVLAGNIPTESGFSRYRAIEDDEARAALATVIDAVDAPVIVHCCAPDVPVALLASSGAKAVALDLSLIDMDKAESLDPLGEALESGFGLLAGSIPATTAVPSGKAAVEPVLRLWSRLGLPRHRLAELVTVTPACGLAATAPAQVRELLAACREAARRLHD
- the mnmA gene encoding tRNA 2-thiouridine(34) synthase MnmA; protein product: MRVLAAMSGGVDSAVAAARAVADGHDVTGVHLALSSNPQTFRSGARGCCTLEDSRDARRAADVIGIPFYVWDMAERFREDVVDDFVAEYAAGRTPNPCLRCNEKIKFAAVLDRAVALGFDAVVTGHHARLADGVLRRSVDLGKDQSYVLAVLNAAQLSRAVFPLGDSTKDEVRAEAARRDLAVADKPDSHDICFIADGDTQGFLNQRLGSKTGDIVDAASGEVLGSHSGAHQFTIGQRHGLGIGRPAADGKPRYVLSITPVDNTVKVGPREALDVHVVHADRPVWLDGVEREGPFECQVQLRAHGEVHDATVTSDGDTITARLHSPAKGVAAGQALVVYQPDPEGDIVLASATIARTEALAPADV
- a CDS encoding helix-turn-helix domain-containing protein; amino-acid sequence: MPNKSVDSRPEITDPDVATALAQGPFHAALRAAIHARGLGLDRLRHRLLARDLNVSTTSLSYWQHGRTQPEHPKSLEAVAALEEILQLPHDSLRSLLGPRRARGPRSLRVQQRRPEAVIGGGPAMKELCDRLPAAREHHLDVVTQQVTATIDAKGRDAGHRITMLVRARRNNVDRHIALFRGDPGCDVDAVRVIAHRDCVVGRVVRHSREPVMLAEILFGATLDQGDTHLFEFEIADGTGEPAKCYGHGFRYPVEHYTLQVRFDPDLLPRRIFRFAQSRLSTEMRETGDVSLNSWLTAQISQSHVEPGALGIGWEW
- a CDS encoding M23 family metallopeptidase; amino-acid sequence: MKRGKYRTLLACGTVFALALTGWGASVALADDADVKKAVADALMDAKADQARTAYGLSTEAGLETLVEPKRTSADGEWVFGGGVFLVPKDSHASPVTSLFFARDGGDGWQVALKGTREFAEAARQAPGEILIDEGERKALAATAKPAARPYDQREPTGLALPWAQGQGDWRHWGVHGNSGTSRPYNSIDFYGGDGQVRASAGGYLYRYCGTDTPLIEVEHGNGWTTGYYHTVEQTDVTDGAQVAAYDYIGRIGEQLPCGGSANGDHVHWTLWSGGEPVGVDGKDIGGWTWREEPEAYKGWAERDGEQIYNSDCCLTNHGPSQQ